In Ctenopharyngodon idella isolate HZGC_01 chromosome 1, HZGC01, whole genome shotgun sequence, a single genomic region encodes these proteins:
- the LOC127523577 gene encoding serine-rich adhesin for platelets-like isoform X2, translating to MTSVPAGSTTSAVPNDLSDTTVLSGPSTSTMPTYQSSSIIPPGTTINTIISTDLSSTAVPNHHPDTTLSTSTSITIAPADQSSNAVHTDLSSTATSAGVSSNEPRTDVSFTTAPTGPSSTTGHIDPSSTATTKYFSNNVVPTGQASTTVHTGSLTTAVHNDLSSTTAPDGPNMTKDPADSSKTSVPVGSTTAAVPNDLSDKTVLSGPSTSTMPIYQSSTIVPPGTTINTIISTDLSSTAVPNHHSDTTISTSTSITIAPADQSSNAVHTDLSSIATSTGVSSNEPRTDVSFTTAPTGPSSTTGHIDPSSTATTKYFSNNVVPTGQPSTTVHTGSLTTALHTDLSSTTAPDGPNTTKDPVDSSKTSVPFGSTTAAVPNDLSDKTVLSGPSTSTMPIYQSSTIVPPGTTINTIISTDLSSTAVPNHHSGTTISTSTSITIAPADQSSNAVHTDLSSIATSTGVSSNEPHTDVSFATAPTGPSSTTGHIDPSSTATTKYFSNNVVPTGQPSTTVHTGSLTTAVHTDLSSTTAPDGPITTKDPSDSSNTSVPFGSTTAAVPNVPNTSISAGVSSNEPRTDVSFTTVNNGPSSATGHIDPSSTAATKYFSNNVVLTDQPSTTVHTGTLTTAVHTDLSSTAAPDGPITTKDAADSSMTSVPVGSTTSAVPNDLSDTTVLSGPSTSTMPTYQSSTIVPPGTTINTIISTDLSSTAVPNHHSDTTISTSTSITIAPADQSSNAVHTDLSSIATSTGVSSNEPRTDVSFTTAPTGPSSTTGHIDPSSTATTKYFSNNVVPTGQPSTTVHTGTLTTAVHTDLSSTAAPDGPTTTKDPVDSSMTSVPAGSTTAAVPNDLSDKTVLSGPSTSTMPIYQSSTIVPPGTTINTIISTDLSSTAVPNHHSGTTISTSTSITIAPADQSSNAVHTDLSSIATSTGVSSNEPHTDVSFTTAPNGPSSTTGHIDPSSTATTKYFSNNVVPTGQPSTTVHTGSLTTAVHTDLSSTTAPDGPITTKDPSDSSNTSVPFGSTTAAVPNVPNTSISAGVSSNEPRTDVSFTTVNNGPSSATGHIDPSSTAATKYFSNNVVLTDQPSTTVHTGTLTTAVHTDLSSTAAPDGPITTKDAADSSMTSVPVGSTTSAVPNDLSDTTVLSGPSTSTMPTYQSSTIVPPGTTINTIISTDLSSTAVPNHHSDTTISTSTSITIAPADQSSNAVHTDLSSIATSTGVSSNEPRTDVSFTTAPTGPSSTTGHIDPSSTATTKYFSNNVVPTGQPSTTVHTGTLTTAVHTDLSSTAAPDGPTTTKDPVDSSMTSVPAGSTTAAVPNDLSDKTVLSGPSTSTMPIYQSSTIVPPGTTINTIISTDLSSTAVPNHHSGTTISTSTSITIAPADQSSNAVHTDLSSIATSTGVSSNEPHTDVSFTTAPNGPSSTTGHIDPSSTATTKYFSNNVVPTGQESTTVHTGSLTTAVHTDLSSTTAPDGPITTKDPVDSSNTSVPFGSTTAAVPNVPKTSISTDVSSNVPRTDVSFTTVNNGPSSATGHIDPSSTATTKYFSNNVVPTGQPSTTVHTGSLTTAVLTDLSSTTAPDSPITTKDPSDSSNTSVPLSSTTAAVPNVPNTSISTGVSSNVPRTDVSFTTVNNGPSSATGHIDPSRTAATKYFSNNVVPTDQPSTTVHTGTLTTAVHTDLSSTTAPDGPITTKDPADSSMTSVPVGSTTAAVPNHLSDTTVLSGPSTSTMPTYQSSTIVPPGTTINTIVSTDLSSTAVPNYHSDTTVSTSTSITIAPADQSSNSVHADLSSTTFSAGVSSNLLRTDVSSTTILSGSSLTTVSVTSTAANRITTSVFFMNSTTSKSVTTSITSSLPATHLSTKASTGSAVPGEGFVILQIRLQTEYIDAYNNPASPEYQTLSTNITTELNRVYLEIYGIIFLRCHVKRFWPGSVGVDTELIFKNQTVLPNATSIQESLKTAIADSKVYLFSVIPSSITVVEPQVLSSTTSQTQTSQSVPVMQTSSAVAPVLSSLLFILLLLLWNGTL from the exons ATGACATCTGTTCCAGCTGGGTCCACAACTTCTGCAGTCCCAAATGATCTTTCAGACACAACTGTTCTGTCAGGCCCTTCAACCTCAACAATGCCTACTTATCAGTCAAGCTCGATTATTCCTCCTGGTACTACTATAAACACCATAATCTCTACTGATCTGTCAAGCACAGCTGTACCTAATCATCATCCAGATACAACACTTTCAACCAGTACATCAATCACAATAGCTCCAGCTGATCAGTCAAGCAATGCAGTTCATACTGATTTGTCAAGCACAGCTACTTCTGCTGGTGTTTCAAGCAATGAACCTCGTACAGATGTTTCATTCACAACTGCTCCTACTGGTCCTTCAAGCACCACAGGCCACATTGATCCATCAAGCACAGCtactactaaatatttttcaaataatgtagTACCCACAGGTCAAGCAAGCACAACTGTTCATACTGGAAGCTTGACCACTGCTGTTCATAATGATCTGTCAAGCACAACTGCTCCTGATGGTCCCAACATGACTAAAGATCCTGCGGATTCATCAAAGACATCTGTTCCTGTTGGCTCCACAACTGCTGCAGTCCCAAATGATCTTTCAGACAAAACTGTTCTGTCAGGCCCTTCAACCTCAACAATGCCTATTTATCAATCAAGCACGATTGTTCCTCCTGGTACTACTATAAACACCATAATCTCTACTGATCTGTCAAGCACAGCTGTACCTAATCATCATTCAGATACAACAATTTCAACCAGTACATCAATAACAATTGCTCCAGCTGATCAGTCAAGCAATGCAGTTCATACTGATTTGTCAAGCATAGCTACTTCTACTGGTGTTTCAAGCAATGAACCTCGTACAGATGTTTCATTCACAACTGCTCCTACTGGTCCTTCAAGCACCACAGGCCACATTGATCCATCAAGCACAGCtactactaaatatttttcaaataatgtagTACCCACAGGTCAACCAAGCACAACTGTTCATACTGGAAGCTTGACCACTGCTCTTCATACTGATCTGTCAAGCACAACTGCTCCTGATGGTCCCAACACGACTAAAGATCCTGTGGATTCATCAAAGACATCTGTTCCTTTTGGTTCCACAACTGCTGCTGTTCCAAATGATCTTTCAGACAAAACTGTTCTGTCAGGCCCTTCAACCTCAACAATGCCTATTTATCAATCAAGCACGATTGTTCCTCCTGGTACTACTATAAACACCATAATCTCTACTGATCTGTCAAGCACAGCTGTACCTAATCATCATTCAGGTACAACAATTTCAACCAGTACATCAATCACAATTGCTCCAGCTGATCAGTCAAGCAATGCAGTTCATACTGATTTGTCAAGCATAGCTACTTCTACTGGTGTTTCAAGCAATGAACCTCATACAGATGTTTCATTCGCAACTGCTCCTACTGGTCCTTCAAGCACCACAGGCCACATTGATCCATCAAGCACAGCtactactaaatatttttcaaataatgtagTACCCACAGGTCAACCGAGCACAACTGTTCATACTGGAAGCTTGACCACTGCAGTTCATACTGATCTGTCAAGCACAACTGCTCCTGATGGTCCCATCACGACTAaagatccttcagattcatCAAATACATCTGTTCCTTTTGGTTCCACAACTGCTGCTGTTCCAAATGTTCCAAACACAAGTATTTCTGCTGGTGTTTCAAGCAATGAACCTCGTACAGATGTATCATTCACAACTGTTAATAATGGTCCTTCAAGCGCCACAGGCCACATTGATCCATCAAGCACAGCTGctactaaatatttttcaaataatgtagTTCTCACAGATCAACCAAGCACAACTGTTCATACTGGAACCTTGACCACTGCAGTTCATACTGATCTGTCAAGCACAGCTGCCCCTGATGGTCCCATCACGACTAAAGATGCTGCGGATTCATCAATGACATCTGTTCCAGTTGGGTCCACAACTTCTGCAGTCCCAAATGATCTTTCAGACACAACTGTTCTGTCAGGCCCTTCAACCTCAACAATGCCTACTTATCAATCAAGCACGATTGTTCCTCCTGGTACTACTATAAACACCATAATCTCTACTGATCTGTCAAGCACAGCTGTACCTAATCATCATTCAGATACAACAATTTCAACCAGTACATCAATAACAATTGCTCCAGCTGATCAGTCAAGCAATGCAGTTCATACTGATTTGTCAAGCATAGCTACTTCTACTGGTGTTTCAAGCAATGAACCTCGTACAGATGTTTCATTCACAACTGCTCCTACTGGTCCTTCAAGCACCACAGGCCACATTGATCCATCAAGCACAGCtactactaaatatttttcaaataatgttgTACCCACAGGTCAACCAAGCACAACTGTTCATACTGGAACCTTGACCACTGCAGTTCATACTGATCTGTCAAGCACAGCTGCCCCTGATGGTCCCACCACGACTAAAGATCCTGTGGATTCATCAATGACATCTGTTCCAGCTGGGTCCACAACTGCTGCAGTCCCAAATGATCTTTCAGACAAAACTGTTCTGTCAGGCCCTTCAACCTCAACAATGCCTATTTATCAATCAAGCACGATTGTTCCTCCTGGTACTACTATAAACACCATAATCTCTACTGATCTGTCAAGCACAGCTGTACCTAATCATCATTCAGGTACAACAATTTCAACCAGTACATCAATCACAATTGCTCCAGCTGATCAGTCAAGCAATGCAGTTCATACTGATTTGTCAAGCATAGCTACTTCTACTGGTGTTTCAAGCAATGAACCTCATACAGATGTTTCATTCACAACTGCTCCTAATGGTCCTTCAAGCACCACAGGCCACATTGATCCATCAAGCACAGCtactactaaatatttttcaaataatgtagTACCCACAG GTCAACCGAGCACAACTGTTCATACTGGAAGCTTGACCACTGCAGTTCATACTGATCTGTCAAGCACAACTGCTCCTGATGGTCCCATCACGACTAaagatccttcagattcatCAAATACATCTGTTCCTTTTGGTTCCACAACTGCTGCTGTTCCAAATGTTCCAAACACAAGTATTTCTGCTGGTGTTTCAAGCAATGAACCTCGTACAGATGTATCATTCACAACTGTTAATAATGGTCCTTCAAGCGCCACAGGCCACATTGATCCATCAAGCACAGCTGctactaaatatttttcaaataatgtagTTCTCACAGATCAACCAAGCACAACTGTTCATACTGGAACCTTGACCACTGCAGTTCATACTGATCTGTCAAGCACAGCTGCCCCTGATGGTCCCATCACGACTAAAGATGCTGCGGATTCATCAATGACATCTGTTCCAGTTGGGTCCACAACTTCTGCAGTCCCAAATGATCTTTCAGACACAACTGTTCTGTCAGGCCCTTCAACCTCAACAATGCCTACTTATCAATCAAGCACGATTGTTCCTCCTGGTACTACTATAAACACCATAATCTCTACTGATCTGTCAAGCACAGCTGTACCTAATCATCATTCAGATACAACAATTTCAACCAGTACATCAATAACAATTGCTCCAGCTGATCAGTCAAGCAATGCAGTTCATACTGATTTGTCAAGCATAGCTACTTCTACTGGTGTTTCAAGCAATGAACCTCGTACAGATGTTTCATTCACAACTGCTCCTACTGGTCCTTCAAGCACCACAGGCCACATTGATCCATCAAGCACAGCtactactaaatatttttcaaataatgttgTACCCACAGGTCAACCAAGCACAACTGTTCATACTGGAACCTTGACCACTGCAGTTCATACTGATCTGTCAAGCACAGCTGCCCCTGATGGTCCCACCACGACTAAAGATCCTGTGGATTCATCAATGACATCTGTTCCAGCTGGGTCCACAACTGCTGCAGTCCCAAATGATCTTTCAGACAAAACTGTTCTGTCAGGCCCTTCAACCTCAACAATGCCTATTTATCAATCAAGCACGATTGTTCCTCCTGGTACTACTATAAACACCATAATCTCTACTGATCTGTCAAGCACAGCTGTACCTAATCATCATTCAGGTACAACAATTTCAACCAGTACATCAATCACAATTGCTCCAGCTGATCAGTCAAGCAATGCAGTTCATACTGATTTGTCAAGCATAGCTACTTCTACTGGTGTTTCAAGCAATGAACCTCATACAGATGTTTCATTCACAACTGCTCCTAATGGTCCTTCAAGCACCACAGGCCACATTGATCCATCAAGCACAGCtactactaaatatttttcaaataatgtagTACCCACAGGTCAAGAAAGCACAACTGTTCATACTGGAAGCTTGACCACTGCAGTTCATACTGATCTGTCTAGCACAACTGCTCCTGATGGTCCCATTACGACTAAAGATCCTGTGGATTCATCAAATACATCTGTTCCTTTTGGTTCCACAACTGCTGCTGTTCCAAATGTTCCAAAGACAAGTATTTCTACTGATGTTTCAAGCAATGTACCTCGTACAGATGTATCATTCACAACTGTTAATAATGGTCCTTCAAGTGCCACAGGCCACATTGATCCATCAAGCACAGCtactactaaatatttttcaaataatgttgTACCCACAGGTCAACCAAGCACAACTGTTCATACTGGAAGCTTGACCACTGCTGTTCTGACTGATCTGTCAAGCACAACTGCTCCTGATAGTCCCATCACAACTAAAGATCCTTCTGATTCATCAAATACATCTGTTCCTCTTAGTTCCACAACTGCTGCTGTTCCAAATGTTCCAAACACAAGTATTTCTACTGGTGTTTCAAGCAATGTACCTCGTACAGATGTATCATTCACAACTGTTAATAATGGTCCTTCAAGCGCCACAGGCCACATTGATCCATCAAGAACAGCTGctactaaatatttttcaaataatgtagTTCCCACGGATCAACCAAGCACAACTGTTCATACTGGAACCTTGACCACTGCAGTTCATACTGATCTGTCAAGCACAACTGCTCCTGATGGTCCCATCACGACTAAAGATCCTGCAGATTCATCAATGACATCTGTTCCTGTTGGTTCCACAACTGCTGCAGTCCCAAATCATCTTTCAGACACAACTGTTCTGTCAGGCCCTTCAACCTCAACAATGCCTACTTATCAATCAAGCACGATTGTTCCTCCTGGTACTACTATAAACACCATAGTCTCTACTGATCTGTCAAGCACAGCTGTACCTAATTATCATTCTGATACAACAGTTTCAACCAGTACATCAATCACAATTGCTCCAGCTGATCAGTCAAGCAATTCAGTTCATGCTGATTTGTCAAGCACAACTTTTTCTGCTGGTGTTTCAAGCAATTTACTTCGTACAGATGTATCAAGCACAACTATTCTTTCTGGTTCATCTCTCACTACAGTATCTGTAACCAGTACTGCTGCTAATCGGATTACCACATCTGTGTTTTTTATGAACTCAACAACCTCTAAAAGTGTCACCACCTCAATCACATCTTCACTGCCAGCCACTCATCTATCAACTAAAGCCTCCACAGGTTCAGCAGTGCCAGGCGAAGGATTCGTTATTCTGCAGATACGTTTACAGACAGAATATATTGATGCTTACAATAATCCTGCTTCACCAGAGTATCAGACTCTGTCCACAAACATCACCACTGAG CTGAATCGAGTCTACCTTGAAATTTATGGGATCATCTTCCTAAGATGCCACGTGAAGAGATTCTG GCCTGGGTCAGTAGGTGTGGATACcgaacttatttttaaaaaccaGACTGTGCTTCCAAATGCAACAAGCATTCAAGAAAGTCTTAAGACAGCAATTGCTGACTCAAAAGTGTACCTTTTTTCCGTGATTCCTTCCAGCATCACTGTTG TGGAACCGCAAGTACTATCTTCAACCACCAGCCAAACACAGACATCACAAAGTGTTCCAGTAATGCAAACATCTTCTGCTGTTGCACCAGTTCTGTCTAGTTTGCTGTTCATACTTTTGCTTCTGCTATGGAATGGAACACTGTAA